One segment of Salvia splendens isolate huo1 chromosome 20, SspV2, whole genome shotgun sequence DNA contains the following:
- the LOC121782130 gene encoding uncharacterized protein LOC121782130: MRGQDPQTMALNDLWSMMVHCFRPPPLSISFPTLSPPQSPTASRRLQISPTAFGLLFIGISMALMLFGIVTFLIGFVLMPLVIMLVTLFYFAGIVAKVSEIGRSILWPSSDCYKVAPVWNYSN, encoded by the exons atgagaggtCAAGATCCTCAAACAATGGCACTCAACGATCTATGGTCAATGATGGTCCACTGTTTCCGGCCGCCGCCTCTCTCCATCTCCTTCCCCACCCTCTCTCCGCCGCAGTCGCCCACGGCATCGCGGCGCCTCCAGATTTCTCCGACAGCTTTCGGCTTGCTGTTCATTGGGATTTCGATGGCGCTGATGCTATTCGGAATAGTCACGTTCTTGATCGGATTCGTGCTCATGCCGCTCGTGATCATGCTGGTCACGCTCTTCTACTTCGCCGGGATCGTCGCGAAGGTGTCGGAGATCGGCCGGAGTATCCTCTGGCCGAGCTCCGATTGCTATAAGGTCGCACCAG TGTGGAATTACTCAAACTAA
- the LOC121780672 gene encoding ACT domain-containing protein ACR6-like isoform X1: MDDEFAKLIRRINPPRVVIDNESCDDATIIKVDSVKKHGTLLHVVQILTDMNLVIVKGYISSDAGWFMDVFNVVDCNRKKIMDQEVISDIQTKLESNDDSTPSVQGMVGMVPYEEYTCIELTGADRTGLLSEVCAVLADLHCSVVSAELWTHKARAAAVVHITDYSTGCAIGDSKHLSTIKERLCNVLRSNYDTKTAKLTVSPPGLAHRERRLHQMFADQDYEKTEGSIARVVQDKSSNPLVTVSDRTEKGYTVITVRSDDRPKLLFDTICTLTDMQYVVFHGVVRGGTDEAYQYQVTDVVFSCYPKLQEYYVRCVDGVPVQSEAERQRITQRLETAIERRSSEGLELELCAEDRIGLLPNITRILRENNLYIKRAEISSKGGKARHTFCVTDVSGDEVDPTIVDSIRQQIGKDVLHVKWNSNCSDKQQQGSSSALTLGNLFGNRSFSSFLIGSYS, encoded by the exons aTGGATGATGAGTTTGCCAAGCTCATCAGAAGGATCAATCCTCCCAG GGTTGTAATTGACAATGAATCTTGTGATGATGCCACTATAATAAAG GTTGACAGTGTCAAAAAGCATGGAACTCTTCTTCATGTTGTTCAGATTCTAACAGACATGAATCTGGTGATTGTAAAAGGCTATATCTCTTCTGATGCTGGATGGTTCATGGATG TGTTCAATGTGGTTGATTGCAACCGAAAGAAGATCATGGATCAAGAGGTCATTAGTGACATCCAAACG AAACTCGAAAGCAATGATGACTCAACACCTTCTGTGCAAGGGATGGTTGGAATGGTGCCGTATGAAGAGTACACCTGCATTGAACTGACGGGGGCAGACAGGACAGGATTGTTATCCGAGGTATGTGCGGTCCTCGCTGATCTCCACTGCAGCGTGGTAAGTGCTGAGCTGTGGACGCACAAGGCACGAGCCGCAGCAGTGGTTCACATAACTGATTATTCCACCGGATGTGCAATTGGGGATTCAAAACACCTTTCAACTATAAAGGAGCGTCTGTGCAATGTTCTTAGATCAAACTATGATACGAAGACTGCAAAATTGACCGTATCTCCCCCTGGACTCGCTCACCGTGAGAGAAGGTTACATCAGATGTTTGCTGATCAGGATTACGAAaagactgaaggatcaatagcGAGAGTAGTTCAGGACAAGAGTTCTAATCCTTTAGTAACAGTCTCGGATCGGACTGAAAAGGGTTATACAGTCATAACCGTGAGGTCAGACGATCGACCTAAGCTGTTATTTGATACCATATGCACTCTGACAGATATGCAATACGTTGTTTTTCATGGAGTAGTCCGTGGAGGGACAGATGAAGCATATCAG TATCAGGTAACGGACGTAGTATTCTCATGCTATCCAAAACTGCAGGAATACTACGTGCGTTGTGTTGATGGTGTTCCCGTACAATCAGAAGCTGAACGACAACGTATCACACAGCGTCTAGAAACAGCCATTGAAAGGAGAAGCTCCGAG GGATTAGAGTTGGAATTATGTGCAGAGGACAGAATTGGACTTCTGCCTAACATCACAAGGATACTTAGAGAAAACAACCTCTATATCAAAAGAGCAGAAATTTCTAGCAAGGGTGGGAAGGCCAGGCATACTTTCTGCGTCACAGATGTGTCAGGAGACGAAGTTGATCCTACAATAGTCGACTCCATCCGCCAACAGATCGGAAAAGACGTCTTGCACGTCAAATGGAACTCAAACTGCTCGGACAAACAACAGCAGGGGAGCAGCAGCGCCCTCACTTTGGGGAACTTGTTCGGGAATCGATCTTTTTCCAGTTTCTTGATCGGATCGTACTCTTGA
- the LOC121780672 gene encoding ACT domain-containing protein ACR6-like isoform X4: MNLVIVKGYISSDAGWFMDVFNVVDCNRKKIMDQEVISDIQTKLESNDDSTPSVQGMVGMVPYEEYTCIELTGADRTGLLSEVCAVLADLHCSVVSAELWTHKARAAAVVHITDYSTGCAIGDSKHLSTIKERLCNVLRSNYDTKTAKLTVSPPGLAHRERRLHQMFADQDYEKTEGSIARVVQDKSSNPLVTVSDRTEKGYTVITVRSDDRPKLLFDTICTLTDMQYVVFHGVVRGGTDEAYQYQVTDVVFSCYPKLQEYYVRCVDGVPVQSEAERQRITQRLETAIERRSSEGLELELCAEDRIGLLPNITRILRENNLYIKRAEISSKGGKARHTFCVTDVSGDEVDPTIVDSIRQQIGKDVLHVKWNSNCSDKQQQGSSSALTLGNLFGNRSFSSFLIGSYS, encoded by the exons ATGAATCTGGTGATTGTAAAAGGCTATATCTCTTCTGATGCTGGATGGTTCATGGATG TGTTCAATGTGGTTGATTGCAACCGAAAGAAGATCATGGATCAAGAGGTCATTAGTGACATCCAAACG AAACTCGAAAGCAATGATGACTCAACACCTTCTGTGCAAGGGATGGTTGGAATGGTGCCGTATGAAGAGTACACCTGCATTGAACTGACGGGGGCAGACAGGACAGGATTGTTATCCGAGGTATGTGCGGTCCTCGCTGATCTCCACTGCAGCGTGGTAAGTGCTGAGCTGTGGACGCACAAGGCACGAGCCGCAGCAGTGGTTCACATAACTGATTATTCCACCGGATGTGCAATTGGGGATTCAAAACACCTTTCAACTATAAAGGAGCGTCTGTGCAATGTTCTTAGATCAAACTATGATACGAAGACTGCAAAATTGACCGTATCTCCCCCTGGACTCGCTCACCGTGAGAGAAGGTTACATCAGATGTTTGCTGATCAGGATTACGAAaagactgaaggatcaatagcGAGAGTAGTTCAGGACAAGAGTTCTAATCCTTTAGTAACAGTCTCGGATCGGACTGAAAAGGGTTATACAGTCATAACCGTGAGGTCAGACGATCGACCTAAGCTGTTATTTGATACCATATGCACTCTGACAGATATGCAATACGTTGTTTTTCATGGAGTAGTCCGTGGAGGGACAGATGAAGCATATCAG TATCAGGTAACGGACGTAGTATTCTCATGCTATCCAAAACTGCAGGAATACTACGTGCGTTGTGTTGATGGTGTTCCCGTACAATCAGAAGCTGAACGACAACGTATCACACAGCGTCTAGAAACAGCCATTGAAAGGAGAAGCTCCGAG GGATTAGAGTTGGAATTATGTGCAGAGGACAGAATTGGACTTCTGCCTAACATCACAAGGATACTTAGAGAAAACAACCTCTATATCAAAAGAGCAGAAATTTCTAGCAAGGGTGGGAAGGCCAGGCATACTTTCTGCGTCACAGATGTGTCAGGAGACGAAGTTGATCCTACAATAGTCGACTCCATCCGCCAACAGATCGGAAAAGACGTCTTGCACGTCAAATGGAACTCAAACTGCTCGGACAAACAACAGCAGGGGAGCAGCAGCGCCCTCACTTTGGGGAACTTGTTCGGGAATCGATCTTTTTCCAGTTTCTTGATCGGATCGTACTCTTGA
- the LOC121780672 gene encoding ACT domain-containing protein ACR6-like isoform X3: MDDEFAKLIRRINPPRVVIDNESCDDATIIKVDSVKKHGTLLHVVQILTDMNLVIVKGYISSDAGWFMDVFNVVDCNRKKIMDQEVISDIQTKLESNDDSTPSVQGMVGMVPYEEYTCIELTGADRTGLLSEVCAVLADLHCSVVSAELWTHKARAAAVVHITDYSTGCAIGDSKHLSTIKERLCNVLRSNYDTKTAKLTVSPPGLAHRERRLHQMFADQDYEKTEGSIARVVQDKSSNPLVTVSDRTEKGYTVITVRSDDRPKLLFDTICTLTDMQYVVFHGVVRGGTDEAYQEYYVRCVDGVPVQSEAERQRITQRLETAIERRSSEGLELELCAEDRIGLLPNITRILRENNLYIKRAEISSKGGKARHTFCVTDVSGDEVDPTIVDSIRQQIGKDVLHVKWNSNCSDKQQQGSSSALTLGNLFGNRSFSSFLIGSYS, encoded by the exons aTGGATGATGAGTTTGCCAAGCTCATCAGAAGGATCAATCCTCCCAG GGTTGTAATTGACAATGAATCTTGTGATGATGCCACTATAATAAAG GTTGACAGTGTCAAAAAGCATGGAACTCTTCTTCATGTTGTTCAGATTCTAACAGACATGAATCTGGTGATTGTAAAAGGCTATATCTCTTCTGATGCTGGATGGTTCATGGATG TGTTCAATGTGGTTGATTGCAACCGAAAGAAGATCATGGATCAAGAGGTCATTAGTGACATCCAAACG AAACTCGAAAGCAATGATGACTCAACACCTTCTGTGCAAGGGATGGTTGGAATGGTGCCGTATGAAGAGTACACCTGCATTGAACTGACGGGGGCAGACAGGACAGGATTGTTATCCGAGGTATGTGCGGTCCTCGCTGATCTCCACTGCAGCGTGGTAAGTGCTGAGCTGTGGACGCACAAGGCACGAGCCGCAGCAGTGGTTCACATAACTGATTATTCCACCGGATGTGCAATTGGGGATTCAAAACACCTTTCAACTATAAAGGAGCGTCTGTGCAATGTTCTTAGATCAAACTATGATACGAAGACTGCAAAATTGACCGTATCTCCCCCTGGACTCGCTCACCGTGAGAGAAGGTTACATCAGATGTTTGCTGATCAGGATTACGAAaagactgaaggatcaatagcGAGAGTAGTTCAGGACAAGAGTTCTAATCCTTTAGTAACAGTCTCGGATCGGACTGAAAAGGGTTATACAGTCATAACCGTGAGGTCAGACGATCGACCTAAGCTGTTATTTGATACCATATGCACTCTGACAGATATGCAATACGTTGTTTTTCATGGAGTAGTCCGTGGAGGGACAGATGAAGCATATCAG GAATACTACGTGCGTTGTGTTGATGGTGTTCCCGTACAATCAGAAGCTGAACGACAACGTATCACACAGCGTCTAGAAACAGCCATTGAAAGGAGAAGCTCCGAG GGATTAGAGTTGGAATTATGTGCAGAGGACAGAATTGGACTTCTGCCTAACATCACAAGGATACTTAGAGAAAACAACCTCTATATCAAAAGAGCAGAAATTTCTAGCAAGGGTGGGAAGGCCAGGCATACTTTCTGCGTCACAGATGTGTCAGGAGACGAAGTTGATCCTACAATAGTCGACTCCATCCGCCAACAGATCGGAAAAGACGTCTTGCACGTCAAATGGAACTCAAACTGCTCGGACAAACAACAGCAGGGGAGCAGCAGCGCCCTCACTTTGGGGAACTTGTTCGGGAATCGATCTTTTTCCAGTTTCTTGATCGGATCGTACTCTTGA
- the LOC121780672 gene encoding ACT domain-containing protein ACR6-like isoform X2, with product MDDEFAKLIRRINPPRVVIDNESCDDATIIKVDSVKKHGTLLHVVQILTDMNLVIVKGYISSDAGWFMDVFNVVDCNRKKIMDQEVISDIQTKLESNDDSTPSVQGMVGMVPYEEYTCIELTGADRTGLLSEVCAVLADLHCSVVSAELWTHKARAAAVVHITDYSTGCAIGDSKHLSTIKERLCNVLRSNYDTKTAKLTVSPPGLAHRERRLHQMFADQDYEKTEGSIARVVQDKSSNPLVTVSDRTEKGYTVITVRSDDRPKLLFDTICTLTDMQYVVFHGVVRGGTDEAYQVTDVVFSCYPKLQEYYVRCVDGVPVQSEAERQRITQRLETAIERRSSEGLELELCAEDRIGLLPNITRILRENNLYIKRAEISSKGGKARHTFCVTDVSGDEVDPTIVDSIRQQIGKDVLHVKWNSNCSDKQQQGSSSALTLGNLFGNRSFSSFLIGSYS from the exons aTGGATGATGAGTTTGCCAAGCTCATCAGAAGGATCAATCCTCCCAG GGTTGTAATTGACAATGAATCTTGTGATGATGCCACTATAATAAAG GTTGACAGTGTCAAAAAGCATGGAACTCTTCTTCATGTTGTTCAGATTCTAACAGACATGAATCTGGTGATTGTAAAAGGCTATATCTCTTCTGATGCTGGATGGTTCATGGATG TGTTCAATGTGGTTGATTGCAACCGAAAGAAGATCATGGATCAAGAGGTCATTAGTGACATCCAAACG AAACTCGAAAGCAATGATGACTCAACACCTTCTGTGCAAGGGATGGTTGGAATGGTGCCGTATGAAGAGTACACCTGCATTGAACTGACGGGGGCAGACAGGACAGGATTGTTATCCGAGGTATGTGCGGTCCTCGCTGATCTCCACTGCAGCGTGGTAAGTGCTGAGCTGTGGACGCACAAGGCACGAGCCGCAGCAGTGGTTCACATAACTGATTATTCCACCGGATGTGCAATTGGGGATTCAAAACACCTTTCAACTATAAAGGAGCGTCTGTGCAATGTTCTTAGATCAAACTATGATACGAAGACTGCAAAATTGACCGTATCTCCCCCTGGACTCGCTCACCGTGAGAGAAGGTTACATCAGATGTTTGCTGATCAGGATTACGAAaagactgaaggatcaatagcGAGAGTAGTTCAGGACAAGAGTTCTAATCCTTTAGTAACAGTCTCGGATCGGACTGAAAAGGGTTATACAGTCATAACCGTGAGGTCAGACGATCGACCTAAGCTGTTATTTGATACCATATGCACTCTGACAGATATGCAATACGTTGTTTTTCATGGAGTAGTCCGTGGAGGGACAGATGAAGCATATCAG GTAACGGACGTAGTATTCTCATGCTATCCAAAACTGCAGGAATACTACGTGCGTTGTGTTGATGGTGTTCCCGTACAATCAGAAGCTGAACGACAACGTATCACACAGCGTCTAGAAACAGCCATTGAAAGGAGAAGCTCCGAG GGATTAGAGTTGGAATTATGTGCAGAGGACAGAATTGGACTTCTGCCTAACATCACAAGGATACTTAGAGAAAACAACCTCTATATCAAAAGAGCAGAAATTTCTAGCAAGGGTGGGAAGGCCAGGCATACTTTCTGCGTCACAGATGTGTCAGGAGACGAAGTTGATCCTACAATAGTCGACTCCATCCGCCAACAGATCGGAAAAGACGTCTTGCACGTCAAATGGAACTCAAACTGCTCGGACAAACAACAGCAGGGGAGCAGCAGCGCCCTCACTTTGGGGAACTTGTTCGGGAATCGATCTTTTTCCAGTTTCTTGATCGGATCGTACTCTTGA
- the LOC121780672 gene encoding ACT domain-containing protein ACR6-like isoform X5, with protein sequence MDDEFAKLIRRINPPRVVIDNESCDDATIIKVDSVKKHGTLLHVVQILTDMNLVIVKGYISSDAGWFMDVFNVVDCNRKKIMDQEVISDIQTKLESNDDSTPSVQGMVGMVPYEEYTCIELTGADRTGLLSEVCAVLADLHCSVVSAELWTHKARAAAVVHITDYSTGCAIGDSKHLSTIKERLCNVLRSNYDTKTAKLTVSPPGLAHRERRLHQMFADQDYEKTEGSIARVVQDKSSNPLVTVSDRTEKGYTVITVRSDDRPKLLFDTICTLTDMQYVVFHGVVRGGTDEAYQYQVTDVVFSCYPKLQEYYVRCVDGVPVQSEAERQRITQRLETAIERRSSERTELDFCLTSQGYLEKTTSISKEQKFLARVGRPGILSASQMCQETKLILQ encoded by the exons aTGGATGATGAGTTTGCCAAGCTCATCAGAAGGATCAATCCTCCCAG GGTTGTAATTGACAATGAATCTTGTGATGATGCCACTATAATAAAG GTTGACAGTGTCAAAAAGCATGGAACTCTTCTTCATGTTGTTCAGATTCTAACAGACATGAATCTGGTGATTGTAAAAGGCTATATCTCTTCTGATGCTGGATGGTTCATGGATG TGTTCAATGTGGTTGATTGCAACCGAAAGAAGATCATGGATCAAGAGGTCATTAGTGACATCCAAACG AAACTCGAAAGCAATGATGACTCAACACCTTCTGTGCAAGGGATGGTTGGAATGGTGCCGTATGAAGAGTACACCTGCATTGAACTGACGGGGGCAGACAGGACAGGATTGTTATCCGAGGTATGTGCGGTCCTCGCTGATCTCCACTGCAGCGTGGTAAGTGCTGAGCTGTGGACGCACAAGGCACGAGCCGCAGCAGTGGTTCACATAACTGATTATTCCACCGGATGTGCAATTGGGGATTCAAAACACCTTTCAACTATAAAGGAGCGTCTGTGCAATGTTCTTAGATCAAACTATGATACGAAGACTGCAAAATTGACCGTATCTCCCCCTGGACTCGCTCACCGTGAGAGAAGGTTACATCAGATGTTTGCTGATCAGGATTACGAAaagactgaaggatcaatagcGAGAGTAGTTCAGGACAAGAGTTCTAATCCTTTAGTAACAGTCTCGGATCGGACTGAAAAGGGTTATACAGTCATAACCGTGAGGTCAGACGATCGACCTAAGCTGTTATTTGATACCATATGCACTCTGACAGATATGCAATACGTTGTTTTTCATGGAGTAGTCCGTGGAGGGACAGATGAAGCATATCAG TATCAGGTAACGGACGTAGTATTCTCATGCTATCCAAAACTGCAGGAATACTACGTGCGTTGTGTTGATGGTGTTCCCGTACAATCAGAAGCTGAACGACAACGTATCACACAGCGTCTAGAAACAGCCATTGAAAGGAGAAGCTCCGAG AGGACAGAATTGGACTTCTGCCTAACATCACAAGGATACTTAGAGAAAACAACCTCTATATCAAAAGAGCAGAAATTTCTAGCAAGGGTGGGAAGGCCAGGCATACTTTCTGCGTCACAGATGTGTCAGGAGACGAAGTTGATCCTACAATAG
- the LOC121780672 gene encoding ACT domain-containing protein ACR6-like isoform X6, translating to MDDEFAKLIRRINPPRVVIDNESCDDATIIKVDSVKKHGTLLHVVQILTDMNLVIVKGYISSDAGWFMDVFNVVDCNRKKIMDQEVISDIQTKLESNDDSTPSVQGMVGMVPYEEYTCIELTGADRTGLLSEVCAVLADLHCSVVSAELWTHKARAAAVVHITDYSTGCAIGDSKHLSTIKERLCNVLRSNYDTKTAKLTVSPPGLAHRERRLHQMFADQDYEKTEGSIARVVQDKSSNPLVTVSDRTEKGYTVITVRSDDRPKLLFDTICTLTDMQYVVFHGVVRGGTDEAYQEYYVRCVDGVPVQSEAERQRITQRLETAIERRSSERTELDFCLTSQGYLEKTTSISKEQKFLARVGRPGILSASQMCQETKLILQ from the exons aTGGATGATGAGTTTGCCAAGCTCATCAGAAGGATCAATCCTCCCAG GGTTGTAATTGACAATGAATCTTGTGATGATGCCACTATAATAAAG GTTGACAGTGTCAAAAAGCATGGAACTCTTCTTCATGTTGTTCAGATTCTAACAGACATGAATCTGGTGATTGTAAAAGGCTATATCTCTTCTGATGCTGGATGGTTCATGGATG TGTTCAATGTGGTTGATTGCAACCGAAAGAAGATCATGGATCAAGAGGTCATTAGTGACATCCAAACG AAACTCGAAAGCAATGATGACTCAACACCTTCTGTGCAAGGGATGGTTGGAATGGTGCCGTATGAAGAGTACACCTGCATTGAACTGACGGGGGCAGACAGGACAGGATTGTTATCCGAGGTATGTGCGGTCCTCGCTGATCTCCACTGCAGCGTGGTAAGTGCTGAGCTGTGGACGCACAAGGCACGAGCCGCAGCAGTGGTTCACATAACTGATTATTCCACCGGATGTGCAATTGGGGATTCAAAACACCTTTCAACTATAAAGGAGCGTCTGTGCAATGTTCTTAGATCAAACTATGATACGAAGACTGCAAAATTGACCGTATCTCCCCCTGGACTCGCTCACCGTGAGAGAAGGTTACATCAGATGTTTGCTGATCAGGATTACGAAaagactgaaggatcaatagcGAGAGTAGTTCAGGACAAGAGTTCTAATCCTTTAGTAACAGTCTCGGATCGGACTGAAAAGGGTTATACAGTCATAACCGTGAGGTCAGACGATCGACCTAAGCTGTTATTTGATACCATATGCACTCTGACAGATATGCAATACGTTGTTTTTCATGGAGTAGTCCGTGGAGGGACAGATGAAGCATATCAG GAATACTACGTGCGTTGTGTTGATGGTGTTCCCGTACAATCAGAAGCTGAACGACAACGTATCACACAGCGTCTAGAAACAGCCATTGAAAGGAGAAGCTCCGAG AGGACAGAATTGGACTTCTGCCTAACATCACAAGGATACTTAGAGAAAACAACCTCTATATCAAAAGAGCAGAAATTTCTAGCAAGGGTGGGAAGGCCAGGCATACTTTCTGCGTCACAGATGTGTCAGGAGACGAAGTTGATCCTACAATAG
- the LOC121780672 gene encoding ACT domain-containing protein ACR6-like isoform X8: MDDEFAKLIRRINPPRVVIDNESCDDATIIKVDSVKKHGTLLHVVQILTDMNLVIVKGYISSDAGWFMDVFNVVDCNRKKIMDQEVISDIQTKLESNDDSTPSVQGMVGMVPYEEYTCIELTGADRTGLLSEVCAVLADLHCSVVSAELWTHKARAAAVVHITDYSTGCAIGDSKHLSTIKERLCNVLRSNYDTKTAKLTVSPPGLAHRERRLHQMFADQDYEKTEGSIARVVQDKSSNPLVTVSDRTEKGYTVITVRSDDRPKLLFDTICTLTDMQYVVFHGVVRGGTDEAYQEYYVRCVDGVPVQSEAERQRITQRLETAIERRSSEVCLD; the protein is encoded by the exons aTGGATGATGAGTTTGCCAAGCTCATCAGAAGGATCAATCCTCCCAG GGTTGTAATTGACAATGAATCTTGTGATGATGCCACTATAATAAAG GTTGACAGTGTCAAAAAGCATGGAACTCTTCTTCATGTTGTTCAGATTCTAACAGACATGAATCTGGTGATTGTAAAAGGCTATATCTCTTCTGATGCTGGATGGTTCATGGATG TGTTCAATGTGGTTGATTGCAACCGAAAGAAGATCATGGATCAAGAGGTCATTAGTGACATCCAAACG AAACTCGAAAGCAATGATGACTCAACACCTTCTGTGCAAGGGATGGTTGGAATGGTGCCGTATGAAGAGTACACCTGCATTGAACTGACGGGGGCAGACAGGACAGGATTGTTATCCGAGGTATGTGCGGTCCTCGCTGATCTCCACTGCAGCGTGGTAAGTGCTGAGCTGTGGACGCACAAGGCACGAGCCGCAGCAGTGGTTCACATAACTGATTATTCCACCGGATGTGCAATTGGGGATTCAAAACACCTTTCAACTATAAAGGAGCGTCTGTGCAATGTTCTTAGATCAAACTATGATACGAAGACTGCAAAATTGACCGTATCTCCCCCTGGACTCGCTCACCGTGAGAGAAGGTTACATCAGATGTTTGCTGATCAGGATTACGAAaagactgaaggatcaatagcGAGAGTAGTTCAGGACAAGAGTTCTAATCCTTTAGTAACAGTCTCGGATCGGACTGAAAAGGGTTATACAGTCATAACCGTGAGGTCAGACGATCGACCTAAGCTGTTATTTGATACCATATGCACTCTGACAGATATGCAATACGTTGTTTTTCATGGAGTAGTCCGTGGAGGGACAGATGAAGCATATCAG GAATACTACGTGCGTTGTGTTGATGGTGTTCCCGTACAATCAGAAGCTGAACGACAACGTATCACACAGCGTCTAGAAACAGCCATTGAAAGGAGAAGCTCCGAGGTATGCTT GGATTAG
- the LOC121780672 gene encoding ACT domain-containing protein ACR6-like isoform X7 gives MDDEFAKLIRRINPPRVVIDNESCDDATIIKVDSVKKHGTLLHVVQILTDMNLVIVKGYISSDAGWFMDVFNVVDCNRKKIMDQEVISDIQTKLESNDDSTPSVQGMVGMVPYEEYTCIELTGADRTGLLSEVCAVLADLHCSVVSAELWTHKARAAAVVHITDYSTGCAIGDSKHLSTIKERLCNVLRSNYDTKTAKLTVSPPGLAHRERRLHQMFADQDYEKTEGSIARVVQDKSSNPLVTVSDRTEKGYTVITVRSDDRPKLLFDTICTLTDMQYVVFHGVVRGGTDEAYQYQVTDVVFSCYPKLQEYYVRCVDGVPVQSEAERQRITQRLETAIERRSSEVCLD, from the exons aTGGATGATGAGTTTGCCAAGCTCATCAGAAGGATCAATCCTCCCAG GGTTGTAATTGACAATGAATCTTGTGATGATGCCACTATAATAAAG GTTGACAGTGTCAAAAAGCATGGAACTCTTCTTCATGTTGTTCAGATTCTAACAGACATGAATCTGGTGATTGTAAAAGGCTATATCTCTTCTGATGCTGGATGGTTCATGGATG TGTTCAATGTGGTTGATTGCAACCGAAAGAAGATCATGGATCAAGAGGTCATTAGTGACATCCAAACG AAACTCGAAAGCAATGATGACTCAACACCTTCTGTGCAAGGGATGGTTGGAATGGTGCCGTATGAAGAGTACACCTGCATTGAACTGACGGGGGCAGACAGGACAGGATTGTTATCCGAGGTATGTGCGGTCCTCGCTGATCTCCACTGCAGCGTGGTAAGTGCTGAGCTGTGGACGCACAAGGCACGAGCCGCAGCAGTGGTTCACATAACTGATTATTCCACCGGATGTGCAATTGGGGATTCAAAACACCTTTCAACTATAAAGGAGCGTCTGTGCAATGTTCTTAGATCAAACTATGATACGAAGACTGCAAAATTGACCGTATCTCCCCCTGGACTCGCTCACCGTGAGAGAAGGTTACATCAGATGTTTGCTGATCAGGATTACGAAaagactgaaggatcaatagcGAGAGTAGTTCAGGACAAGAGTTCTAATCCTTTAGTAACAGTCTCGGATCGGACTGAAAAGGGTTATACAGTCATAACCGTGAGGTCAGACGATCGACCTAAGCTGTTATTTGATACCATATGCACTCTGACAGATATGCAATACGTTGTTTTTCATGGAGTAGTCCGTGGAGGGACAGATGAAGCATATCAG TATCAGGTAACGGACGTAGTATTCTCATGCTATCCAAAACTGCAGGAATACTACGTGCGTTGTGTTGATGGTGTTCCCGTACAATCAGAAGCTGAACGACAACGTATCACACAGCGTCTAGAAACAGCCATTGAAAGGAGAAGCTCCGAGGTATGCTT GGATTAG